A single Triticum dicoccoides isolate Atlit2015 ecotype Zavitan chromosome 2A, WEW_v2.0, whole genome shotgun sequence DNA region contains:
- the LOC119355627 gene encoding protein CHROMOSOME TRANSMISSION FIDELITY 7-like, with protein sequence MQPKINTFFKCQATGPDQNSEAAEAKRPKSCGDGKVLNKKRNYGQFHLELGQPDFLLHMCAVCGMMYARGNDEDEKVHRAYHKGYSEGVPFKGWRKETVVMRSEGGDRIILASGENSCIRNSKVQEVIKVVEKELGFGEGQLLHKLCKVYLFVSGGRIAGCLVAEPIKAAHKVIPSSASENRSNLPDSKTESAQANHTLEFGKISFKREVLRRHNHPDKSKEECQGPGAIVCEEEAVPALCGFRAIWVVPSHRRKGIASQLVDAARKSFCEGGMLGIAQCAFTPPTSEGKELASRYCKTSAFLVYRDGDV encoded by the exons ATGCAGCCCAAGATCAACACGTTCTTCAAGTGCCAGGCCACGGGGCCGGATCAGAACAG CGAAGCGGCGGAGGCGAAGAGGCCCAAGAGCTGCGGCGACGGCAAGGTCCTCAACAAGAAGAGGAACTACGGGCAGTTCCACCTGGAGCTGGGGCAGCCTGATTTCCTCCTCCATATGTGCGCGGTCTGCGGCATGATGTACGCCCGCGGCAACGACGAGGACGAGAAGGTCCACAGGGCATACCACAAGGGCTACTCCGAGGGCGTCCCGTTCAAG GGTTGGCGCAAGGAAACCGTGGTTATGAGGTCCGAGGGCGGTGACCGGATAATTCTAGCAAGCGGTGAAAATTCCTGTATACGGAACAGCAAG GTTCAGGAGGTGATCAAAGTGGTGGAGAAGGAGCTGGGGTTTGGTGAAGGCCAGCTCCTTCATAAGCTCTGCAAG GTGTATCTGTTTGTATCTGGTGGGAGGATAGCGGGATGTCTAGTTGCCGAACCGATAAAAGCAGCACACAAAGTTATTCCAAGCTCTGCATCGGAAAACCGAAGCAATTTGCCGGACAGTAAAACTGAATCAGCACAGGCAAACCATACATTGGAGTTTGGGAAAATAAGCTTCAAGAGGGAAGTCTTGCGGCGGCATAATCACCCCGACAAGAGCAAAGAAGAGTGCCAGGGCCCTGGCGCCATAGTCTGCGAAGAAGAAGCTGTGCCCGCGCTATGCGGATTCCGGGCAATCTGGGTGGTGCCATCACACAGAAGAAAGGGAATAGCATCGCAGCTAGTGGATGCAGCACG GAAAAGCTTCTGTGAAGGCGGCATGTTGGGGATCGCACAGTGTGCTTTCACGCCACCAACCTCTGAAGGGAAGGAGCTAGCGTCGAGATACTGCAAGACCAGTGCGTTCTTAGTGTACAGAGATGGAGATGTATAG
- the LOC119357989 gene encoding uncharacterized protein LOC119357989 codes for MANPRGNHDGLHDDDPYRRPTLAYYWEQVTVYTGSSHVRYKCYMNELDTLTAEQVHWLPYVEDRDFDLNEMCTRDSHLWRARCPMICFFAVEWHFVDRVARQFGKRQGIPIEESKEEMLSLHRFDRRNNQDISDWANKHRAWIEIWNQRDTLVQSENRPHNQSAYQKYQVWYADRYRLKLKPGWTHEEWSELVSEDPETAEGYHTFNTAVRDTRGAHVDYAPMHDEMGRELLLCVNDANVALSHPPGGALSERTLRSTMEKFKKWFHKMAAMLSCHGAQSNDVYAPGSRAARANKRRYVQNEEDIEEEVTQPTQGNARSRKGKAIAKTPGQKGRKKIWNTQFHSPEYPHQFMPAGMQRYKSNIDAEAEEASEEEEHEASEEEEHEASEEEEHTLADIVKRGRKK; via the exons ATGGCAAACCCACGGGGTAATCATGACGGGTTGCATGATGATGATCCATATCGGCGCCCTACGCTTGCTTACTATTGGGAACAAGTGACAGTGTACACAGGAAGCTcgcatgtgcgatacaagtgctatATGAACGAGCTGGACACCTTGACTGCTGAGCAG GTACATTGGTTGCCTTATGTGGAAGATCGTGACTTTGATCTTAATGAGATGTGCACGCGTGATAGCCATCTTTGGCGGGCGAGGtgcccaatgatatgcttcttcgcagtcgagtggcactttgtagaccgtgtggcaagacaatttggaaaaagacaaggtattccaattgaggagagcaaggaggaaatgctatctctgcatcg GTTCGATCGAAGGAACAATCAGGATATATCGGATTGGGCAAACAAACACCGTGCGTGGATAGAAATTTGGAATCAAAGAGACACGTTAGTGCAATCAGAGAATAGACCTCACAATCAGTCAGCATATCAGAAGTATCAAGTGTGGTATGCGGATCGTTACCGGTTAAAGCTGAAGCCAGGTTGGACTCACGAGGAGTGGTCGGAGTTggtgtctgaagacccggagactgcagaaggttatcataccttcaacacggctgtgagagacaccagaggggctcaTGTTGACTACGCACCGATGCATGATGAAATG GGCAGAGAGTTGCTTCTGTGCGTCAACGATGCCAATGTTGCACTGAGTCATCCACCTGGTGGTGCATTATCTGAGAGGACTCTTAGGAGCACGATGGAG AAGTTCAAGAAGTGGTTCCATAAGATGGCAGCTATGCTTTCTTGCCATGGTGCTCAGTCCAATGACGTGTATGCACCAGGTAGCCGCGCCGCCAGAGCTAATAAACGGCGTTATGTCCAGAACGAAGAGGACATAGAGGAGGAG GTTACACAACCGACACAAGGCAATGCCCGCTCTAGAAAAGGCAAAGCAATAGCTAAGACACCGGGCCAGAAAGGTAGAAAGAAGATATGGAacactcaattccatagtccggagtatccTCATCAATTTATGCCTGCGGGAATGCAAAGATATAAGTCGAACATTGATGCAGAAGCGGAGGAGGCTAGCGAAGAGGAGGAGCATGAGGCTAGCGAAGAGGAGGAGCATGAGGCTAGCGAAGAGGAGGAGCATACACTTGCAGATATCGTGAAGAGAGGAAGGAAGAAGTGA